The genomic DNA TCTTTGGCTATAGTTAGAGCTTTGTTATAGGCATCCGTGGCTGATAGGTTAGATTGGATTGGTTTAATGTATGGGTAAGCTTTTTTCTGTATCGTCGCCACTTTTTCCCCAGCATAAAGCAAAGAGTTCTTAGCCCCTTGGCGCGTATCATCTAATACTAAAAATGCGGGTGGATTAACTGTGTCAGTTGTAATGTCATGAATGGCAGGTGCTCGTTTCGCAGGTTTTATGAGGCCATGAAGCATAGGTGCGATGAGGGCTAGACCAATAAGCATCGCAACCAATGATTTAATAACTCCTGTACGGTTACTCGTTACCCATTGGGAGATCAGTGCAAGGGTGCTTAAAGCGAGCAAAGAGAGGCCCATAGGGTTGAGATAATTTCGAATATAGCCAAAACCAACAATGGGATCCCATAAGCCTAAACGAGCCCCAAAGATCATCACGACAACCGCTAGCACAGCGAGTATAGCGATGATTAATATCAATGTTCCAATACGAGATGTCCGGCGATTTGTCATTTTCTATCCTTTGACGGTTATTTAACGCGACATACGCTATTATGCATCTTCTTGAATGTAAACTTTTTAATGCTTTCAATAATTTACCTAAGCTATCTTCTGTGAAGTATCTCTAAAATCACAAGACCCTTTAGTGAAATTGTATAATTTGTGAGAAACGATAACTCGGTCGTAGGCATAACAGACTAAAATAAACGTAGAGCAAGTGGCGTGTCTATGTATTCCTATGTGCAGACATTGCTATTGATAAGGAGTGTATATGCCAAAAAATCAATCCAGATACGAAGAGTTGTTAACTGATGTTGTGGAAACACTCAAGCATAGTCCTGATGAAATAAACCATGTTATTGCCAACTCAGAAAAGGTGGTTGAAGCCGCTAATGACATGACCAAGGATGAACTGGCTTTGATCTCAGCTTATGTGAAGTCGGATTTGCAAGAGTTTGCCAGCAGCTTTGAAGAGAGTAAATCTGGGCCTTTCTATCTCATGATCGCTAATACGGTGTGGCAATCGCTACTTGATATTACCGATAAAACGAAACTGGAATGGGTAGAGTTTTTTAAAGAGTTGGATCATCAAGGTGTATACCAAACCGGAGAATTAATTGGGCTTGGGGTATTAATTTGTGAAAAATGTGGTCATCGTACTCAGTACAATCATGTCACCGAAATTCACTCATGCACTCAATGTGGTCACAATGAGTTCACACGCAAGGCGCTGAACCCTTAGCCTTTCTTCTTTAGTGGTGCCTGCGTTCTGCTAGATATGTTCGTCACAGAGCAGACACCACAAAGGTCATTAACGCTTTTCTTTCACTCTTTTTACTCTATCCCGCAGTGTGGGAAACAGAGCACTTAGTACAATTACTAGCACCAACATCTTAAGTGGTAACCCGCCGAATAATACATAAGGGGTTTTGCCATTTGTTGGCACTACGGTACCGCGCAATACCGCTTCTTTAAACTGAGGCAGTTCAGCGGTGATGTTACCTTGATAATCGGTAATGGCCGTTACGCCGTTGTTAGTGGCACGAATCACCGGCATACCAAACTCTAGGGCTCTCATTCGAGCGATGGCCATGTGTTGCAGTGGCCCTATGGAATCGCCAAACCAAGCATCATTGGATAAAGTTAAGATGTAATCGGTTTCGTCCGTGACGTTATCTCTTAGTTGCTGTCCAAATATTATTTCATAGCATAGGGCCACAACCATGTGCATGCCATGAGCCACAATATTGTCTTGGATGTATGCGCCACTATGAAATGAAGACATAGGCAAATTGAAAAACGGTGCTAAGGGTCTTAACCATTTTTCAAGAGGCACAAACTCGCCAAACGGCAATAAGTGGTGCTTATAGTAACGAGGTTGGTGTTGGTAGTCGTATTCCCCTGAAGGGGTGATGCCAAGTGTGGTGACACTGTTGTAGTAAACTCGGTGATCTTTTTGAGTTAATACCCCGGTAATAACAGCAGAGTCGTTCATTCGTGCCGCCTTATCTAGGTTACTCATAAAGTAATCTACTTGGTACTCAAAGGCCGGTATAGCCGCTTCTGGCCAGATGATGATATCAGCATCCCAGTTTTGACGGGTGTGGTCCATATACATCATTAATGTTGGCCAACGTTGGCTCGGTAGCCACTTGGTTTCTTGTTGTACATTACCTTGAATTAACGCCACCGTTTGTGCGCGGCTGTTGTCAGGAGTCACCCAGTGTAAAAAATGGCTTAAACTGCACAAGGCAAATAGGCCAAATGGGATCCACAGTTGTTTCCACTGACGGCGAACGGTGATCATGGCGAGGCTACTGGCAATACTCATCACCAGCATACTAATAAAGTCGACACCGCCAATGGGGGCAAGACCGGCCAGTGGGGAGTCTATTTGGCTATAACCGAGCAGCAACCAAGGGAAACCGGTGAGGGCCCATCCTCTTAGCCAATCACAAACGAGCCATAGAGCAGGAGTCACTAATAAGGCAGCAAACCAATTATGGTTGCCTTTAAAACGGCTGTATAAAGCGCCAAACAATGCGCTGTAAATGGCCAAATAGCCCACCAGTAAGATCATGAGCAACAGGCTGGCCGCTTTAGGCATGCCACCAAAGTTATCAATACTGACGTGTACCCAACTGATGCCCGTGGCAAATAGCCCCAGTCCCCATAGATAACCGGTTAGGGTCGCTGCGCGCCATGATTGCCCGTTAAGTAACAACAGTAACAATAACGGGCTAATGAGTGCCATTGGCCAAAGATCAAATGGGGCAAAAGAAAGGGTGGTGCTAGCGCCAACAAAAGCGGCCGCAAGCGGCCGTGTTAGGCGATGAGTCATCAATGATTTCATCTTAATATTGAATCTGTTTCTCTAGGAGGAAGCCGTGGCCAAATAATAGTGAGTTAATCACTATGCTCTTTATCAGATTCTTTATCTGGGACGGTAACCTGCAGTTGAATGATACGGCGATTATCTGCCGAGGTAACCTTAAACATATACTCATTGATTTCAACAATCTCACCCCGGCTAGGGAGGTGACCAAAGCGAGTCATAATTAACCCACCCACGGTATCGACTTCTTCATCACTGAATTTAGTATTAAAGGTATCATTGAATTCTTCAATGGTTGTTAGTGCTTTGACAGCAAAGGTATGTTTACTCAGTTGGCGGATCTCTAACTCTTCTTCATCGTCAAACTCATCTTCAATCTCACCGACGATTTCTTCAAGAATATCTTCGATGGTGATTAAACCTGAAACCCCACCAAATTCGTCCACCACAATGGCCATATGGTAGCGCTCTTCACGAAACTCTTTAAGTAGGCGATCAACACGCTTACTTTCAGGTACTACGACGGCTGGGCGAATGACTTGTTCAATATCGAACGGGGCACTAGCTGAACCTAGATACTTTAATAAGTCTTTAGCTAGCAGTATGCCTTCTACGTGATCTTTATCTTCGTTGATCACAGGGTAGCGGGAGTGCTGAGCATCAGTGATGAGGTTGATGAGTGCATCGAGATCATCTGTGCGTTCTACGGTTACCATTTGTGAACGTGGGATCATGATGTCACGAACCCTCTGTTCAGCGATTTCCATAACACCTTCTAGCATGTCCCTTGTGTCATGGTCGATCAGATCGTTTTCTTCTGAATCTCGAATGACGTCGACCAACTCTTGGCGGTCTTTAGGATCTACTTGAAAAAGTTGCACTAGACGTTCGAAGAAGGATTTCCTACTCGGACCTTCTGATTTTTCCTTTGAGCCCTCTGTAGAGGACGAGTTGCTTTCGCTGTTCATTGCTTCTCAATGGTTGGCGCTATCAAATGTGTAATAGCTCACTGTATCGTTGTTTGTTGTTACTCTTTTTCTGCAATATAAGGGTCTTCAAACCCTAATCCTTGCATGATATCGGTTTCTAGAGATTCCATCTCTTCGGCTTCTTCATCGATAATATGATCGTATCCCAGTAAATGTAAACTACCATGTACGACCATGTGAGCCCAATGAGCCTTTAATGGTTTCTGCTGTTGAATGGCTTCATCTTCAACCACTTGTTTACAAATGACAAGATCTCCAAGTAAATTAATTTCGACACCTGGAGGTGCTTCAAAAGGAAACGACAAAACATTGGTTGATTTGTCTTTGCCTCGATAATCGTGGTTAAGCTGGTGGCTTTCGTCATCTTCAACAATGCGGATAGTGAGCTCAGCATCTGCTTGAAATTGAGTTAGGGTAAAATCAAGCCAAGCTTGAAAATCTTGCTCGGAAGGTAATTGGCTGTCATCTTCGACAGCCAATTGTAGATCTAGATATATTGCCATTTATTTACTCACAAGTTGTGATTGTTGTTGAGTTTGAACTGCGGCTTGTGTAATTAATTTCGCTTCTCGATCTTCGCGCTCTTGTTGACGGCGTTGCTCAATGGCTTTCTTTTCTTTTTGATCTTGTACTTCCCATTTGTCATAGGCGTTAACAATACGTGCCACGACAGGGTGACGAACGACATCGTCAGCAATAAAGAAGTTAAAGCTAATATCGTCCACTTCAGAAAGCACTTCAATGGCATGACGCAGGCCTGATTTTGCCCCGCGAGGTAAGTCTATTTGCGTGACGTCACCGGTGATAACCGCACGAGAATTAAAGCCAATTCGAGTCAAAAACATTTTCATTTGTTCAATGGTGGTGTTTTGGCTTTCATCTAAGATGATAAAGGCATCATTCAAGGTACGTCCACGCATATAGGCAAGAGGCGCCACTTCTATCACGTTGCGTTCAATGAGTTTTTCTACGCGCTCAAAGCCAAGCATTTCAAATAACGCGTCATATAAAGGGCGTAAGTAAGGATCTACTTTTTGGCTAAGATCGCCGGGTAAAAAGCCCAGTTTCTCACCCGCTTCAACGGCGGGACGGGTTAATAAGATACGTCGAATTTCTTGACGCTCTAATGCATCAACAGCGGCCGCAACAGCAAGATAGGTTTTACCTGTACCCGCAGGACCTACACCAAAGGTAATATCATGGGTGACCATGTTTTGTAGGTATTGAGCTTGGTTGGGAGTGCGAGGTTTAATGACGCCTTTTTTGGTTTTGATAAAGACTTCTTTACCTGGGGTAAATTCAGACTCTATCACTTGCTCTAAGACACCACTTTCTTTGACTTCAAGGTGCACTTGTTCTGGCTCTATATCGCCAATCACGCCACGTACTGGAGCGGTTTGAACATAGAGACGCTTAAGGATATCAAAGCCGGCAGAGGCCGTATGCGCTTGACCGACAATAGAGAACGTATTGCCGCGGTGGTTGATTTCAACGCCCAGTCTGCGTTCTAGATGTTTAATATTATCATCGAAAGGGCCACAAAGGCTGGTAAGACGTTGATTGTTCGCTGGTTCTAGGTCAATTTCTAGAGTGACAATTTTATTGCTCAATTCTGCCTCGCATATGCTTTATCTAATAAGAGCCCAAATGGGCTCTTATTGTAACACTATGAGTATAGTGTTTAAGGCGTAAACGTTGCTACACCTAATTCATCTTCTCTTCGTGTTTTTGCCATCATTTCCGTTGGGGAAATAGCAATACGAAGATCCATTTCTGATTCCACTCGGACTACTTTACCACGAAGGGAGTTAGTAAATACGTCTGTGATCTCCACATCAACGAATTGACCAATAAGATCTGCGCTACCTTCAAAGTTAACGACACGGCTGTTTTCTGTACGAGCGCGAAGTTCCATTAGGTTTTTCTTCGATGGTCCTTCGACGAGAACTCGTTGCACTGTACCGAGCATTTGACGTGAATAACGCATCGCTTGGGCATTGACCGTTTGTTGAAGTTCCCATAGACGATCTTTCTTCTCTTGCTCAGGAACATCGCATGGGTAGTCAGCGGCAGGTGTACCAGGGCGAGGAGAGAATATGAAGCTAAAGCTCATATCAAAATCCACATCACGAATGAGTTTCATGGTGTCTTGGAAGTCTTTATCGGTTTCACCAGGGAAGCCGACGATAAAATCTGAACTTATTTGGATGTCTGGACGCGCTTTACGCAGTTTGCGAATAATAGATTTGTATTCGATAGCCGTATGAGGGCGCTTCATCATCGTTAGAATACGATCAGAGCCACTTTGTACAGGCAAGTGTAAGAAGCTAACCAATTCAGGGGTATCTTCATATACCGCAATAATATCATCACCAAACTCTAGCGGGTGGCTAGTGGTAAAGCGTAGGCGGTCGATACCATCAATGGCGGCGACTAAACGCAGTAGTTCTGCAAAAGTACAGATATCACCGTCATAAGTGAGCCCGCGATAGGCATTCACATTTTGTCCTAGTAGATTGACTTCACGAACCCCTTGCTCTGCAAGCTGAGCAATTTCGTATAAAACGTCATCCATAGGGCGACTTACTTCTTCACCACGAGTGTAAGGAACCACACAGTAAGTACAGTATTTAGAGCAACCTTCCATAATAGAAACAAAGGCTGTTGCCCCTTCAGCACGAGGCTCAGGTAGGTTGTCAAATTTCTCAATTTCAGGGAATGAGATGTCCATGACAGGCGCAGAATTACCTTGCGACTGCTTAATCATTTCAGGAAGGCGGTGCAGTGTTTGAGGACCAAAAATCACATCAACATAAGGGGCACGCTGGCGAATATGATCGCCTTCTTGTGTGGCCACACAGCCGCCGACACCAATAACTAAATCCGGTTTTTTGTCTTTTAGTGTTTTCCAACGACCCAGTTGGTGAAACACTTTTTCTTGTGCTTTTTCACGAATAGAGCAGGTGTTTAACAGCAGCACATCCGCTTCTGTCGGCTCTTCTGTCAATTCAAATCCATTGGCGGCATTTAACAGGTCTGCCATTTTAGATGAATCGTATTCGTTCATCTGGCAACCCCAGGTTTTGATCAGAAGTTTCTTACTCATTGCATTCATACTCGTGTTAATTAATCACTTTTTAACTGGCTTTATCGCTCAGCATTTCGCCACACAGAGTTGTGGCAAGCCGCGTATTGTACTGACTAAATGAGGTAATGACTAGCTTTCAAGCTTAAATTCCGTTCATTGTAGGCTAAGGTGTTGTTTGTATTGAGTGGCTTTGCTGTTAAATGAGCCAGAATAATGAATTGGATGGCTAGGGGATGACTCGTCCATTAAATTGTGTCGTGATACAGGTATTGCGTAGTGCTTTTCAGTACAATGAAAATAATGCACAAGCGAACGTTGTTAAAGGATAGGAAATGACAAAAACGCATTATGATGTGGCGGTAATTGGTGGTGGCATGGTGGGAGCGGCTACAGCCCTTGGTTTAGCAAACCAAGGAAAGACAGTGGCGATTATTGAAGGGCGTCAACCACGGGCTTTTGATGCCACCCAACAGCATGATATACGTATCTCTGCCATTTCAAAAACTTCCGTTGACTTGCTTGAGCGCCTCGGGGCTTGGTCCTTTATTCAAAGTAAGCGAGTTTACCCTTATACTGGTTTACAAACTTGGGAGCTAGATAACTGCTATACCCGATTTGATGCAGCGTCTCTCGATTTGCCTTTATTGGGCTATATGGTGGAAAACCGCCTTTTACAACTGGGTTTATGGGAAGCGATGCAGCCCTTTGCCAACATCCGCTTTTATTGCCCAGACGCCTTAGTGAGCATGGATGTCAGCTCGGCTGAAAAACAGATCACATTATCATCAGGCAAGGAGATTACTGCAGATCTTATTGTTGGGGCGGATGGAGCCCACTCAAAGGTGAGACAAAGTGTCGGTATTGGCATTACCGCATGGGATTATCGGCAAGACTGCCTGTTGATTAATGTTGATACCGATTGCCAAGATACCGACGTTACCTGGCAGTGGTTCACAGCAAGTGGTCCTCGCTCTTATTTACCAATGGGAGAGGGCGCAGGGTGTTTGGTGTGGTATGACTCTCCAAAGCGAATAAAACAGCTGAGCCAATTGGACCCCGCAGCACTCAAGCTAGAAATAGAAACGCACTTTCCTAAACGCGTTGGCAATGTCACAGTGAAAAACCATGCCTCTTTTCCTCTAAAGCGTCGTCATGCCCATCAATATTATAAAGAAGGAGTGGTATTAGTTGGAGATTCAGCACATACGATTAATCCACTAGCAGGGCAAGGGGTTAACTTAGGTTTTAAGGATGTATCTGCATTACTGCAGGCATTACAAGATAGCGATGACATGTTTTCTAGCTTGCACACTTATCAAAGTGCGAGAAAAGCGGATAATTTAATGATGCAGACGGCAATGGATGTGTTCTATCTAGGGTTTAGCAATA from Vibrio rarus includes the following:
- a CDS encoding DUF1499 domain-containing protein produces the protein MTNRRTSRIGTLILIIAILAVLAVVVMIFGARLGLWDPIVGFGYIRNYLNPMGLSLLALSTLALISQWVTSNRTGVIKSLVAMLIGLALIAPMLHGLIKPAKRAPAIHDITTDTVNPPAFLVLDDTRQGAKNSLLYAGEKVATIQKKAYPYIKPIQSNLSATDAYNKALTIAKDKGWEIIAQQPELRHFEATAQTTFFAFKDDVVVKVTPIDNQSRVDIRSVSRIGRSDRGVNAARIVEFTKSFNQ
- a CDS encoding zinc ribbon-containing protein: MPKNQSRYEELLTDVVETLKHSPDEINHVIANSEKVVEAANDMTKDELALISAYVKSDLQEFASSFEESKSGPFYLMIANTVWQSLLDITDKTKLEWVEFFKELDHQGVYQTGELIGLGVLICEKCGHRTQYNHVTEIHSCTQCGHNEFTRKALNP
- the lnt gene encoding apolipoprotein N-acyltransferase, giving the protein MKSLMTHRLTRPLAAAFVGASTTLSFAPFDLWPMALISPLLLLLLLNGQSWRAATLTGYLWGLGLFATGISWVHVSIDNFGGMPKAASLLLMILLVGYLAIYSALFGALYSRFKGNHNWFAALLVTPALWLVCDWLRGWALTGFPWLLLGYSQIDSPLAGLAPIGGVDFISMLVMSIASSLAMITVRRQWKQLWIPFGLFALCSLSHFLHWVTPDNSRAQTVALIQGNVQQETKWLPSQRWPTLMMYMDHTRQNWDADIIIWPEAAIPAFEYQVDYFMSNLDKAARMNDSAVITGVLTQKDHRVYYNSVTTLGITPSGEYDYQHQPRYYKHHLLPFGEFVPLEKWLRPLAPFFNLPMSSFHSGAYIQDNIVAHGMHMVVALCYEIIFGQQLRDNVTDETDYILTLSNDAWFGDSIGPLQHMAIARMRALEFGMPVIRATNNGVTAITDYQGNITAELPQFKEAVLRGTVVPTNGKTPYVLFGGLPLKMLVLVIVLSALFPTLRDRVKRVKEKR
- the corC gene encoding CNNM family magnesium/cobalt transport protein CorC (CorC(YbeX) belongs to the Cyclin M Mg2+ Exporter (CNNM) family, and was characterized as belonging to a set of three proteins, at least one of which must be present for CorA to function.), producing the protein MNSESNSSSTEGSKEKSEGPSRKSFFERLVQLFQVDPKDRQELVDVIRDSEENDLIDHDTRDMLEGVMEIAEQRVRDIMIPRSQMVTVERTDDLDALINLITDAQHSRYPVINEDKDHVEGILLAKDLLKYLGSASAPFDIEQVIRPAVVVPESKRVDRLLKEFREERYHMAIVVDEFGGVSGLITIEDILEEIVGEIEDEFDDEEELEIRQLSKHTFAVKALTTIEEFNDTFNTKFSDEEVDTVGGLIMTRFGHLPSRGEIVEINEYMFKVTSADNRRIIQLQVTVPDKESDKEHSD
- the ybeY gene encoding rRNA maturation RNase YbeY codes for the protein MAIYLDLQLAVEDDSQLPSEQDFQAWLDFTLTQFQADAELTIRIVEDDESHQLNHDYRGKDKSTNVLSFPFEAPPGVEINLLGDLVICKQVVEDEAIQQQKPLKAHWAHMVVHGSLHLLGYDHIIDEEAEEMESLETDIMQGLGFEDPYIAEKE
- a CDS encoding PhoH family protein; this encodes MSNKIVTLEIDLEPANNQRLTSLCGPFDDNIKHLERRLGVEINHRGNTFSIVGQAHTASAGFDILKRLYVQTAPVRGVIGDIEPEQVHLEVKESGVLEQVIESEFTPGKEVFIKTKKGVIKPRTPNQAQYLQNMVTHDITFGVGPAGTGKTYLAVAAAVDALERQEIRRILLTRPAVEAGEKLGFLPGDLSQKVDPYLRPLYDALFEMLGFERVEKLIERNVIEVAPLAYMRGRTLNDAFIILDESQNTTIEQMKMFLTRIGFNSRAVITGDVTQIDLPRGAKSGLRHAIEVLSEVDDISFNFFIADDVVRHPVVARIVNAYDKWEVQDQKEKKAIEQRRQQEREDREAKLITQAAVQTQQQSQLVSK
- the miaB gene encoding tRNA (N6-isopentenyl adenosine(37)-C2)-methylthiotransferase MiaB gives rise to the protein MSKKLLIKTWGCQMNEYDSSKMADLLNAANGFELTEEPTEADVLLLNTCSIREKAQEKVFHQLGRWKTLKDKKPDLVIGVGGCVATQEGDHIRQRAPYVDVIFGPQTLHRLPEMIKQSQGNSAPVMDISFPEIEKFDNLPEPRAEGATAFVSIMEGCSKYCTYCVVPYTRGEEVSRPMDDVLYEIAQLAEQGVREVNLLGQNVNAYRGLTYDGDICTFAELLRLVAAIDGIDRLRFTTSHPLEFGDDIIAVYEDTPELVSFLHLPVQSGSDRILTMMKRPHTAIEYKSIIRKLRKARPDIQISSDFIVGFPGETDKDFQDTMKLIRDVDFDMSFSFIFSPRPGTPAADYPCDVPEQEKKDRLWELQQTVNAQAMRYSRQMLGTVQRVLVEGPSKKNLMELRARTENSRVVNFEGSADLIGQFVDVEITDVFTNSLRGKVVRVESEMDLRIAISPTEMMAKTRREDELGVATFTP
- a CDS encoding FAD-dependent oxidoreductase, with protein sequence MTKTHYDVAVIGGGMVGAATALGLANQGKTVAIIEGRQPRAFDATQQHDIRISAISKTSVDLLERLGAWSFIQSKRVYPYTGLQTWELDNCYTRFDAASLDLPLLGYMVENRLLQLGLWEAMQPFANIRFYCPDALVSMDVSSAEKQITLSSGKEITADLIVGADGAHSKVRQSVGIGITAWDYRQDCLLINVDTDCQDTDVTWQWFTASGPRSYLPMGEGAGCLVWYDSPKRIKQLSQLDPAALKLEIETHFPKRVGNVTVKNHASFPLKRRHAHQYYKEGVVLVGDSAHTINPLAGQGVNLGFKDVSALLQALQDSDDMFSSLHTYQSARKADNLMMQTAMDVFYLGFSNNIGPFKILRNIGLKLADNAGPLKHQALKYALGL